One Acinetobacter colistiniresistens DNA segment encodes these proteins:
- a CDS encoding GMC family oxidoreductase, translating to MNTEYDYIIIGAGSAGCVVAARLLQANAGRVLVLEAGSKDSSLFHTIPATVIKVFQQKSWPYMTVPQQHCNQREMILAQGKVMGGGSSVNGMVYCRGQRQDYDLWASEWGCEQWSYQDVLPFFRKAEKNESLADEYHGQNGILAVSENRYRHPLTLACIQAGQQMGLHYVNDFNGWNQAGVGFYQTTTQNGERASTSKTYLKSVEHHPDLRVMTNALVHKIETHADQVTGVTFSIAGKAPVTVKARKEVIVSAGAIGSPKVLLLSGIGPKQHLDELGIECIQDLPVGENFHDHLHMSVNATVTTQNSLLGEDQGLKAVRNFLQWQFTRSGVLTSNILEGGGFIDTHDNGRPDVQFHFLPVLDNFDNTPGEKAAAHAHGLTIKVGHVQPKARGSVRLSSKDPNALPIIDPNYLGHPEDVDANIRAVQAGLRLLQQPALKAIVQAVIEPANIDPDDIEAIDVWMRQNIKTVYHPAGSCKMGNTPKDSVTDQTLKVHGFQNLRVIDCSICPQVPSGNTNAIAIMIGERGADFILNQVA from the coding sequence ATGAACACAGAATATGACTATATCATTATTGGGGCGGGTTCAGCGGGCTGTGTGGTTGCAGCACGTTTATTACAAGCCAATGCAGGCCGAGTATTGGTGCTTGAAGCAGGGAGCAAGGATAGCAGCCTGTTCCATACTATTCCTGCAACAGTGATCAAAGTCTTTCAACAAAAATCCTGGCCGTATATGACTGTGCCACAACAACACTGCAACCAGCGAGAAATGATTCTTGCACAAGGCAAAGTTATGGGGGGTGGCAGTTCAGTCAATGGCATGGTGTATTGCCGTGGACAGCGTCAGGACTATGATTTATGGGCCTCTGAATGGGGCTGTGAGCAATGGTCTTATCAAGATGTACTGCCATTTTTTAGAAAAGCTGAAAAAAATGAAAGTCTGGCGGATGAATATCATGGACAAAATGGCATCTTAGCGGTCAGTGAAAACCGTTACCGCCATCCTTTAACCCTTGCTTGTATTCAGGCAGGGCAGCAAATGGGCCTGCACTATGTCAACGATTTCAATGGTTGGAACCAAGCCGGTGTTGGATTTTATCAGACCACCACACAGAATGGCGAAAGAGCCAGTACCTCAAAAACCTATTTAAAATCCGTTGAGCATCATCCAGATCTTAGGGTCATGACCAATGCACTGGTGCATAAAATCGAAACTCACGCGGATCAAGTCACGGGTGTGACTTTTAGCATTGCAGGCAAAGCCCCAGTGACTGTAAAAGCACGTAAAGAAGTGATTGTCAGTGCGGGGGCGATTGGCAGTCCTAAGGTGTTATTACTGTCAGGGATTGGGCCGAAGCAACATTTAGATGAACTCGGGATTGAATGTATCCAAGACCTCCCTGTGGGTGAAAACTTCCATGATCATTTGCATATGTCCGTGAATGCAACAGTCACTACCCAGAATAGTTTGCTTGGAGAAGATCAGGGCTTAAAAGCGGTGCGAAACTTTTTGCAATGGCAATTCACTCGCTCAGGTGTGCTGACTTCAAATATTCTAGAGGGTGGTGGTTTTATTGATACCCATGACAATGGTCGACCAGATGTACAGTTCCATTTTCTGCCTGTACTGGATAATTTTGATAATACCCCTGGGGAGAAGGCAGCCGCACACGCACATGGTCTAACGATTAAGGTAGGACATGTACAACCCAAAGCACGTGGTAGCGTCCGCTTGAGTAGCAAAGATCCGAATGCCTTACCAATCATTGATCCTAACTATTTAGGTCATCCAGAGGATGTTGATGCCAATATTCGCGCCGTGCAGGCAGGATTACGTCTATTGCAGCAACCTGCATTAAAAGCGATTGTTCAAGCGGTGATTGAACCTGCAAATATCGATCCTGACGATATTGAAGCGATTGATGTCTGGATGCGCCAGAACATTAAAACCGTTTACCACCCGGCAGGCAGTTGCAAAATGGGCAATACACCAAAAGATTCAGTCACAGACCAGACCCTTAAAGTACATGGCTTCCAGAATTTGCGTGTTATTGATTGTTCAATCTGTCCGCAGGTGCCAAGCGGAAATACCAATGCCATTGCCATCATGATTGGTGAGCGTGGTGCCGATTTTATTTTAAATCAAGTTGCTTAA
- a CDS encoding aldehyde dehydrogenase family protein, producing MSEVQILASVQQFMARQHGHFIGGKMTAAETAERIELVNPATEQVVSSIAMATQNEVAKAVQSADDAFRNAWANTSPYERGLRLNKLADLVELHAEQLAQLETLTTGKLIHLARHLEVAQTVVFLRYFAGWATKINGQTMQPSIPSMQGEKYTAYSMRQPVGVVAGIVPWNFSLMIGCWKIGSALTTGCTIVLKPSEFTTLSLLRLAELAIEAGIPAGVINIVTGKGETGQHLINSPLVKKVSFTGSVPTGIAIGQQAMKNDLTRVSLELGGKNAAAILADANLDEILSTLLQATFVHQGQVCAAPERFFIHQSKYDEFVEKLTGAIQQIKIGSPLDESSMFGPLSNKPHFDKVKHYLDLANQNKQVICGGKALQGTGYFVEPTLLKVLGVDDPLFIEETFGPVVDVIPFENDEELIRMMNHTRFGLTASIWSNDLAKALRLIPQIEAGSVWVNMHTFLDPSVPFGGVKASGLGREFSDAFIEDYTELKSVMIRY from the coding sequence ATGAGTGAAGTACAAATTCTAGCCAGCGTACAGCAATTTATGGCACGTCAACATGGCCATTTTATTGGCGGTAAAATGACTGCCGCAGAAACAGCTGAACGGATTGAATTAGTCAATCCAGCCACTGAACAAGTTGTATCAAGCATTGCGATGGCGACTCAAAATGAAGTTGCCAAGGCCGTCCAGAGTGCCGATGATGCTTTTCGAAATGCGTGGGCCAATACATCACCCTATGAACGTGGTCTGCGGCTGAATAAATTAGCCGATTTAGTGGAATTACATGCTGAACAATTAGCGCAACTGGAAACCTTAACTACGGGCAAATTGATTCATCTGGCGCGACATTTGGAAGTGGCACAAACGGTTGTATTTTTAAGGTATTTTGCAGGCTGGGCGACCAAGATCAATGGTCAGACTATGCAACCGTCAATTCCTTCCATGCAGGGTGAAAAATATACCGCTTATAGTATGCGCCAACCTGTTGGTGTGGTGGCTGGAATTGTGCCATGGAATTTTTCTCTGATGATTGGATGCTGGAAAATTGGTTCAGCATTAACCACGGGTTGTACGATTGTATTAAAACCAAGTGAATTTACCACCTTGTCATTATTGCGTTTGGCTGAACTTGCAATTGAAGCAGGCATTCCAGCAGGAGTGATTAATATAGTCACAGGTAAGGGGGAGACTGGACAACACTTAATAAATTCGCCTTTAGTAAAAAAAGTCTCGTTTACGGGTTCAGTTCCTACAGGTATTGCGATTGGGCAACAAGCGATGAAGAATGATCTTACTCGGGTCAGTTTGGAGCTCGGTGGAAAGAATGCCGCAGCAATTCTCGCGGATGCCAATCTGGATGAAATTTTATCGACTTTACTGCAAGCGACTTTTGTTCATCAAGGGCAAGTCTGTGCAGCACCAGAACGTTTCTTTATACATCAGTCCAAATATGATGAATTTGTAGAAAAGCTGACAGGAGCAATTCAACAGATAAAAATTGGTTCACCGCTGGATGAATCGAGCATGTTTGGCCCACTTTCCAATAAGCCACATTTTGACAAGGTCAAACATTATCTCGACCTTGCCAATCAAAATAAGCAAGTGATTTGTGGCGGTAAGGCTTTGCAAGGAACGGGTTATTTTGTGGAGCCGACTTTATTAAAGGTACTCGGTGTGGATGATCCCTTATTTATTGAAGAAACCTTTGGCCCTGTGGTGGACGTTATTCCATTTGAAAATGATGAAGAACTCATTCGGATGATGAATCACACCCGTTTTGGTTTAACAGCCAGTATTTGGAGCAATGATTTGGCTAAAGCCTTGCGTCTAATCCCGCAAATTGAAGCGGGTTCGGTCTGGGTCAATATGCATACCTTTCTTGATCCATCGGTGCCTTTTGGTGGAGTGAAAGCATCGGGTCTGGGGCGTGAATTTTCTGATGCATTTATCGAAGATTATACTGAACTTAAATCAGTGATGATTCGATACTAA